CCCGTCCCGCCCCCGCTGCCGGAACCGCCACCGCCCCCGCCGCCACCCGAGCCGGAGCTGGTGCTCAAGGGCGTGTTCGTCGGCGCCGATGCCAGCCGTTCCCGCGCGCTGATCGCGCTGGGCGAGGAAGATGCGCGCCTGTACAAGCCGGACGACAAGCTGCCGGACGGCGCAGTGCTTAGGGCCATCGGCAACAAGGCGGTCGAGATCGAGAAGAACGGGGAAACGCGGACCCTACCGCTCGAACGCGGCCGGCCCGGCGCCGTGGCGGCCGAGCCCGCGCAGCCGGCGGAACCTGCCGCCGAGCCTTCCGCGGCGGCCGATGC
The Nevskiales bacterium genome window above contains:
- a CDS encoding type II secretion system protein N; protein product: PVPPPLPEPPPPPPPPEPELVLKGVFVGADASRSRALIALGEEDARLYKPDDKLPDGAVLRAIGNKAVEIEKNGETRTLPLERGRPGAVAAEPAQPAEPAAEPSAAADAGAPAAAEATPP